One window of the Candidatus Aquicultor sp. genome contains the following:
- a CDS encoding phosphotransacetylase family protein, whose translation MAVLYIVSTEPYSGKTGICLSLGLELKQRGYKVGYMKPIGTVPGRIDSRTVDLDAYHVLQRLDTGDHIEDVSPISLTRQFIHAHLRGEQQDSMHVIQAAFDRISKDKDVVLLENGADVNEGRFIGASAYQIAHTLHSKTLLVAKFRSELVIDDILEAKDLLGEDFLGVVFNQVPRSERAVMEMMVPYLTRHGINVYGALPQDRTLMAVTVGEIAQHLNGTVLTATNMTDELVENIMVGAMGQEKALRFFQRTSNKAVITGGDRSDVQLAALETPTKALILTGSLQPSPIVMARAEELGVPMVLVDLDTLQAVEKTDELVGRVRIHQKEKVDRFHTLVRNGINLERLFADAGIAK comes from the coding sequence ATGGCAGTCCTATATATTGTTTCAACCGAACCGTATTCAGGCAAGACCGGCATCTGCCTCAGCTTAGGTCTTGAGCTTAAGCAAAGGGGTTATAAGGTTGGGTATATGAAACCGATCGGTACGGTTCCGGGAAGGATTGACAGCAGAACGGTCGATCTCGATGCGTATCACGTCCTGCAACGCCTGGATACCGGTGACCATATAGAGGACGTCTCACCGATTTCCCTGACCCGCCAGTTTATTCACGCGCACCTTCGCGGTGAGCAACAAGATAGTATGCACGTCATTCAAGCCGCTTTCGATAGAATCTCCAAGGACAAAGACGTCGTTCTCCTTGAAAACGGCGCAGACGTAAACGAAGGGCGCTTCATCGGTGCGTCGGCATATCAAATAGCCCATACCCTTCACTCGAAAACGTTACTCGTCGCAAAATTTAGGTCGGAACTGGTTATCGATGACATTCTCGAGGCGAAGGACCTTCTCGGCGAAGATTTCCTAGGTGTGGTATTCAACCAGGTACCGCGCAGCGAACGGGCGGTTATGGAAATGATGGTCCCGTATCTGACCAGGCATGGGATAAATGTGTATGGGGCGCTTCCACAAGATCGAACGCTCATGGCAGTAACGGTCGGTGAGATAGCGCAGCACCTTAACGGCACAGTACTAACCGCCACAAATATGACGGACGAACTCGTCGAGAATATCATGGTCGGCGCAATGGGGCAGGAAAAAGCCTTGCGTTTCTTCCAAAGAACGAGCAACAAAGCCGTTATTACAGGTGGCGACCGCTCTGACGTACAGCTTGCCGCCCTCGAAACTCCCACCAAGGCCTTAATCCTAACGGGCAGTCTGCAACCAAGCCCGATCGTTATGGCGCGAGCCGAGGAACTTGGCGTTCCGATGGTCCTCGTTGACCTGGATACCTTACAAGCCGTCGAAAAGACCGACGAACTTGTGGGCAGGGTGCGCATTCACCAGAAGGAGAAAGTCGACCGGTTCCATACGCTCGTCCGAAACGGCATAAACCTGGAGCGTTTGTTTGCAGACGCGGGAATCGCGAAATAA
- the plsX gene encoding phosphate acyltransferase PlsX: MSNTTIVVDVMGGELGPDEIIKGCISAATITPDANIILLGPEDLLTSKLSTIQHPNNISIEHAPDVIRMDEEPAKAVRQKSAATVVVGSKLIKEGKAHALVSPGNTGAVMAAALLIIGRIKGVSRPALIVRYPMRARDVFVLDVGANAMCKPENLLDFAIMADSYLTSSLNKQNPAIGLLSIGEEESKGNELTKETFQLLKDSSLNFYGNVEGNDVTAGKTDIVVCDGFTGNVVLKLTEGLVKAMFGELKAIMTGSLLGRLGALFLMPGLKTMKKRLDPDETGGSLLLGVNGVCVISHGKSSGRAIHNAIIVAADAVSGGVVAKIQAAMKEKAHINV; the protein is encoded by the coding sequence ATGAGTAACACTACAATAGTTGTCGATGTTATGGGCGGCGAGCTTGGCCCCGATGAAATTATTAAGGGGTGTATCAGCGCCGCTACAATTACACCGGACGCGAATATTATACTCTTGGGGCCTGAAGACCTCTTAACATCAAAGCTCAGCACAATACAACATCCAAATAATATAAGTATAGAGCACGCACCGGATGTCATAAGAATGGATGAAGAACCGGCAAAGGCAGTTCGGCAGAAAAGTGCCGCAACTGTTGTGGTCGGCAGTAAGCTTATAAAAGAAGGCAAAGCCCATGCCCTTGTAAGTCCCGGTAATACGGGGGCTGTAATGGCTGCCGCCCTGCTGATAATCGGCAGAATAAAGGGTGTCTCCAGGCCTGCGCTGATTGTGCGATACCCGATGCGGGCCCGTGACGTATTCGTGCTTGATGTCGGTGCCAACGCCATGTGTAAACCCGAAAACCTGCTCGATTTTGCCATAATGGCAGATTCCTATCTAACCTCATCACTGAACAAGCAAAATCCGGCGATCGGCCTGCTGAGTATCGGCGAGGAAGAAAGCAAGGGCAACGAGCTCACAAAAGAAACGTTTCAGTTACTGAAAGATTCGAGCTTGAATTTTTACGGGAACGTTGAAGGCAACGATGTCACCGCGGGAAAGACCGATATTGTTGTGTGCGACGGATTTACCGGTAATGTCGTGCTAAAGCTTACCGAGGGCTTGGTAAAAGCGATGTTCGGAGAGCTCAAAGCCATAATGACGGGATCGCTGCTCGGGCGGCTCGGAGCGTTGTTCCTCATGCCCGGCCTTAAGACCATGAAAAAACGGCTTGACCCCGACGAAACAGGCGGCTCATTATTATTGGGTGTTAACGGTGTATGCGTCATATCGCACGGCAAATCGTCGGGGCGAGCGATTCATAACGCCATTATTGTTGCAGCGGATGCGGTTTCGGGTGGGGTTGTAGCAAAAATCCAAGCAGCTATGAAAGAGAAGGCTCATATTAATGTCTAA
- a CDS encoding beta-ketoacyl-ACP synthase III, whose product MSNISAGIVGVGAYVPERVLTNVDLEAFLDTSDEWIRTRTGIRERHIAAVGDAASDLGVKAARAALEDAGVNPEEVDLILVATSSPDMILPSTACFVQEKLGIRGCAAFDLQAACSGFSYALAVGAQFVETGMYKTVLLVGADAMSRFLNWDDRSTCVLFGDGAGACVIQPVEAGYGVLASHLAADGSRSDLLKIPAGGSANPATEDTVRDKLHYITMNGNEIYKFAVRCIPDAVKTILEKACLTVDDIDYLIPHQANMRIIDAAVERLGIDKNKVIVNLDKYGNTSAASIPLAIHELHKKRNLKRGDILVLVGFGAGLTWGANIIRWL is encoded by the coding sequence ATGTCTAATATATCTGCGGGTATTGTCGGCGTCGGGGCGTATGTGCCCGAAAGAGTCTTAACTAATGTCGACTTAGAAGCGTTTCTTGATACATCAGATGAATGGATCAGGACGCGAACGGGCATCCGTGAACGCCACATTGCTGCGGTCGGCGATGCAGCATCTGATTTAGGTGTTAAAGCAGCACGCGCGGCTTTAGAAGATGCCGGTGTTAATCCCGAGGAAGTCGACTTGATCTTAGTCGCGACCTCATCGCCTGATATGATTTTGCCGTCGACGGCTTGTTTCGTGCAGGAGAAACTCGGCATCAGGGGATGTGCGGCATTTGATTTGCAGGCGGCCTGCAGCGGCTTTTCGTATGCGTTGGCGGTTGGAGCGCAATTTGTCGAAACGGGCATGTACAAGACCGTGCTTCTAGTCGGCGCCGATGCGATGAGCCGGTTCTTAAACTGGGATGATAGGTCAACCTGTGTGCTATTTGGCGACGGGGCCGGCGCTTGTGTCATTCAACCCGTTGAAGCTGGATACGGCGTTCTTGCCAGCCATTTAGCGGCTGACGGCTCGCGTTCGGATTTGTTAAAAATACCGGCGGGCGGCTCTGCGAACCCGGCAACCGAAGATACTGTTCGGGATAAGCTGCATTATATTACTATGAACGGAAACGAGATATATAAGTTCGCCGTAAGATGCATTCCGGATGCAGTCAAAACGATCTTGGAAAAGGCCTGTTTAACCGTTGATGACATCGATTACTTGATACCACATCAGGCGAACATGAGGATTATTGATGCGGCGGTCGAACGACTCGGTATCGACAAAAATAAAGTTATAGTAAACTTGGATAAATACGGAAATACTTCGGCGGCGTCAATTCCACTTGCAATTCATGAATTGCATAAAAAGCGCAACCTCAAGCGTGGGGACATTCTGGTCCTCGTAGGCTTTGGGGCTGGTCTTACGTGGGGCGCCAATATTATAAGATGGCTTTAA
- the fabK gene encoding enoyl-[acyl-carrier-protein] reductase FabK: protein MIKTRLCHLLEIEYAVIQGGMAWAATAELAAAVSEGGGLGIIGAGHMPTDILREELRKTKQLTKKPFGVNLMLLTPHINELIEVCLEERVPVITTGAGNPGSFINRFKEIGTKVLPVVPSVALAQRMEKVGADAVIVEGTEAGGHIGELTTMVLVPQVVDAVTVPVIAAGGIADGRGMAAALALGASGVQVGTRFLCATECTVHINYKNKLVAAKDRDTTVTARSTGHPVRVLKNRLSREFERLEKEGVPLEQLESLGIGKLRVAVKDGDVEMGSIMAGQSAGLVKDIRPAAEIIQDMVLEAENIINRLQDTLICSPVKL, encoded by the coding sequence GTGATCAAAACTAGACTCTGTCACTTGTTAGAAATTGAATATGCGGTTATCCAAGGTGGGATGGCGTGGGCAGCTACCGCCGAACTTGCCGCGGCAGTGTCTGAAGGAGGCGGCCTCGGGATTATCGGCGCGGGGCATATGCCCACCGATATCCTGCGCGAGGAACTCCGCAAGACAAAACAACTTACAAAGAAGCCGTTTGGAGTTAACCTCATGTTGTTGACTCCGCATATTAATGAACTTATAGAGGTGTGCCTTGAAGAGCGCGTACCCGTTATTACCACAGGGGCGGGAAACCCCGGTTCGTTCATAAACCGGTTTAAAGAGATCGGCACAAAAGTCTTACCTGTTGTTCCAAGTGTCGCGCTCGCCCAACGTATGGAGAAAGTGGGCGCTGATGCGGTCATCGTCGAGGGTACAGAGGCAGGTGGTCATATCGGGGAACTTACCACGATGGTTCTTGTCCCGCAGGTGGTCGACGCTGTAACTGTTCCGGTTATCGCTGCCGGCGGCATAGCCGACGGTCGCGGCATGGCGGCCGCACTTGCCCTAGGCGCAAGCGGCGTGCAGGTTGGCACACGGTTCTTATGCGCAACCGAGTGCACCGTCCATATTAATTACAAGAACAAACTAGTTGCCGCAAAGGACAGGGACACGACTGTAACCGCACGATCAACGGGTCATCCGGTTCGAGTATTAAAAAATAGGCTTTCCAGAGAATTTGAGCGTCTTGAGAAAGAAGGCGTACCGCTTGAGCAATTGGAAAGCCTTGGTATAGGTAAGCTGCGCGTGGCGGTAAAAGACGGCGATGTCGAGATGGGCAGCATTATGGCAGGTCAGTCTGCCGGGCTGGTAAAAGACATTAGGCCGGCAGCAGAGATAATACAAGACATGGTATTAGAAGCGGAAAATATTATAAACAGGCTGCAAGATACACTTATATGTAGCCCTGTTAAACTATAG
- the fabD gene encoding ACP S-malonyltransferase, producing the protein MANKTGVAFVFPGQGSQYIGMGKDLVETYPQVRAAFDMATDMLDKGFLDLCVNGPESDLNDTLNTQVCIYIISYGIYAMLEESGIQPQVMAGHSLGEYSALTAAKTFKFDEGLRIVAKRAELMSEAAREHPGAMLAVLGADMRGVDDAVSQLSQQGMIAVANYNSPGQIVVSVDKDLVDNATVALLQTGAKKVVPLPVSGAFHSPAMKPAQEQFNGFLESFIFMTADVPVVPNTLAKPAVDPAQLKEALERQMASAVKWQQSVEQMIGLGITTFVEVGPGQVLSKIIKRIDRQISVLPTETPEFLEKVLSELVA; encoded by the coding sequence GTGGCAAATAAAACAGGTGTAGCATTTGTCTTTCCTGGGCAGGGTTCGCAATACATCGGCATGGGCAAAGACCTTGTCGAAACATATCCGCAAGTCCGTGCGGCTTTCGATATGGCAACGGATATGCTTGACAAGGGCTTCCTCGACCTCTGTGTCAACGGACCCGAGAGCGATCTCAACGATACGCTCAACACCCAGGTTTGTATTTATATTATCAGCTACGGCATTTATGCGATGCTTGAGGAGAGCGGCATTCAACCGCAAGTTATGGCGGGTCATAGTCTTGGCGAGTACAGCGCTCTCACGGCTGCGAAAACCTTTAAATTTGATGAAGGTTTGCGTATAGTTGCTAAGAGAGCGGAATTAATGAGCGAAGCCGCCAGGGAACATCCCGGTGCTATGCTTGCAGTGCTCGGCGCCGATATGCGAGGCGTCGATGATGCTGTGAGCCAGCTATCGCAGCAAGGAATGATCGCAGTTGCAAATTATAACAGCCCCGGTCAAATCGTTGTTTCGGTTGATAAGGACTTGGTGGATAACGCGACCGTCGCGCTTTTGCAAACCGGCGCTAAAAAAGTCGTCCCGTTGCCGGTTAGCGGTGCGTTTCATTCGCCCGCTATGAAGCCGGCGCAGGAGCAGTTCAATGGGTTCCTTGAAAGCTTTATCTTTATGACTGCCGATGTGCCCGTAGTACCGAATACGTTGGCCAAGCCGGCTGTTGATCCGGCTCAGCTAAAAGAAGCCCTCGAACGGCAAATGGCGTCAGCGGTAAAATGGCAGCAATCGGTCGAGCAAATGATAGGGCTCGGCATAACAACATTTGTCGAGGTAGGGCCGGGCCAAGTGCTTTCAAAAATTATAAAGCGCATCGATCGGCAGATATCCGTATTGCCGACCGAAACACCCGAGTTCTTAGAAAAGGTGTTGTCAGAGTTAGTAGCTTAG
- the fabG gene encoding 3-oxoacyl-[acyl-carrier-protein] reductase, with product MKLDKKVALVTGGARGIGAAVCLRLAQEGATIVFSDRDASIASDTINAVSELGGKAVFYEADVTVKSQMDEVFADVVKTLGSIDIVVNNAGITRDGLFIRMKEEDWAAVININLTGVFNVSQAAAKYMLKQRCGTIINMASVIGVAGNAGQANYAASKAGVIGLTKSLAKEFAGRGVRVNAVAPGFIETEMTRKLSDEVREQARQNIPLGFFAEPSDVAAAIAFLASDDARYITGQVLLVDGGMVM from the coding sequence ATGAAGCTAGATAAAAAGGTTGCTCTTGTAACCGGTGGAGCGAGGGGTATCGGCGCCGCCGTCTGCTTGAGGTTGGCGCAAGAAGGAGCTACTATTGTGTTCTCTGACCGTGACGCCTCAATCGCAAGCGATACCATCAATGCGGTCAGCGAATTAGGTGGCAAAGCGGTATTTTATGAAGCTGATGTGACCGTCAAAAGCCAAATGGATGAGGTCTTTGCGGATGTCGTGAAAACGCTCGGCTCGATTGATATCGTCGTCAATAACGCAGGCATCACCAGGGATGGCTTGTTTATTCGCATGAAAGAAGAAGATTGGGCTGCGGTGATCAACATTAACCTGACGGGCGTATTTAACGTCTCGCAGGCGGCCGCAAAGTATATGCTCAAGCAGCGGTGCGGTACGATCATCAATATGGCATCGGTTATCGGTGTAGCCGGTAACGCCGGTCAAGCCAATTATGCCGCTTCAAAAGCGGGTGTTATTGGTTTAACAAAATCACTCGCGAAGGAATTCGCCGGAAGAGGCGTTCGCGTGAATGCGGTAGCACCCGGTTTTATCGAGACGGAAATGACTCGCAAACTCTCTGATGAGGTACGCGAGCAAGCACGGCAAAATATTCCGCTTGGCTTTTTCGCGGAGCCGTCAGACGTTGCGGCTGCGATCGCGTTTCTCGCCTCCGACGACGCCCGGTACATCACCGGGCAAGTACTCCTCGTCGATGGTGGTATGGTAATGTAG
- the acpP gene encoding acyl carrier protein encodes MSEATFNKVRSIIAETAGIEEDEIKQKSAFVNDLGLDSLDIVEVVMAMEEEFNIEIPDEDAEGIATVEDAIEYIEARS; translated from the coding sequence ATGAGTGAAGCAACATTTAATAAGGTAAGAAGCATCATCGCTGAGACTGCGGGTATTGAGGAAGACGAGATTAAACAAAAATCTGCGTTTGTTAATGATCTTGGTCTCGATAGTCTCGATATCGTCGAAGTTGTAATGGCAATGGAAGAAGAGTTTAATATCGAGATTCCCGACGAAGATGCTGAAGGTATAGCCACTGTTGAAGATGCAATCGAGTATATCGAAGCACGTTCATAG
- a CDS encoding nitronate monooxygenase: protein MNLPSLKIGKLTAKVPVIQGGMAVRISMAKLAAAVANEGGIGLIAGSGIKPAELVENIREARRLTDGIIGINVMVAVKEFANLVKAAIQEGIDLVVAGAGFSRDAFKWCEEAGVPYVPIVSSVRVAKLAERFGATAIVLEGGAAGGHLGTLEPMWDLLPDVADSVSIPVIAAGGVLTGGDIARAMSLGASGVQMGTRFAVSEESNAAYVWKKACIDAQPEDIMIVQSPVGMPGRAIRNEFIDHVYSGDNNLEKIRCVACLKQCKKNYCIISALEQAQLGNLANGLIFCGERVSEIKEILSVKEIFNNLKEEFESATSNMVSSYA from the coding sequence ATGAATCTACCAAGCCTTAAGATAGGCAAGTTGACGGCCAAGGTACCGGTCATCCAAGGAGGTATGGCTGTTCGCATATCGATGGCCAAACTCGCGGCTGCCGTTGCTAATGAAGGCGGTATCGGCCTTATAGCCGGATCCGGGATTAAACCGGCCGAGCTCGTTGAGAATATCAGGGAAGCGCGGCGTTTAACCGATGGCATAATCGGAATCAACGTTATGGTTGCCGTCAAAGAATTCGCGAATCTGGTGAAAGCCGCTATCCAAGAGGGTATCGACCTTGTGGTGGCCGGCGCCGGGTTTTCTCGTGATGCGTTTAAGTGGTGCGAAGAAGCAGGCGTACCGTATGTGCCGATCGTCTCGTCGGTGCGCGTAGCAAAGCTGGCGGAGCGCTTTGGCGCGACAGCCATCGTTCTCGAAGGAGGCGCCGCCGGAGGTCACCTCGGTACACTTGAGCCGATGTGGGATCTTTTGCCTGACGTTGCTGATTCGGTAAGCATACCGGTTATTGCAGCAGGCGGTGTCCTTACCGGCGGAGATATAGCACGTGCGATGTCTCTCGGTGCGAGCGGCGTGCAAATGGGAACGCGATTTGCCGTGAGCGAAGAATCGAACGCCGCCTACGTGTGGAAAAAAGCATGTATCGATGCGCAGCCTGAGGACATCATGATTGTTCAGAGCCCCGTCGGCATGCCGGGTCGTGCGATTAGGAATGAGTTCATCGATCACGTGTATAGCGGCGATAATAATCTTGAAAAAATCCGGTGCGTTGCCTGTTTAAAGCAGTGCAAGAAGAATTATTGCATTATCAGCGCCTTAGAGCAGGCACAATTAGGAAACCTTGCAAACGGTCTCATCTTTTGCGGAGAGCGCGTAAGCGAGATTAAAGAGATTCTCTCGGTAAAGGAGATTTTCAATAACTTGAAGGAAGAATTTGAAAGCGCGACGTCAAACATGGTGAGTAGCTATGCCTAG
- the fabF gene encoding beta-ketoacyl-ACP synthase II, which yields MPRRVVITGVGVISPVGSDKNTFWANLTGGKSGIGPITTFDTEGYSSKIAGEVPDFDAKTYLDPVEARRMNRFQHFAVGASALALQDSGFEITDSNAESVGVIIGSGIGGIGSMEEAHKALLRGGPRKVGPFIIPMMITDLAAGHVSLTFGAKGPNYCTTSACASGSHAIGEGFETIKRGIADTMLVGGAEASITPLGVASFCGARALSTHNDEPQRASRPFDIARDGFVMGEGSGIVVLEELSAALNRGARIYAEVVGYGATADAYHVTQPDPSGRGAMKAMQTALEEAGLDTTAIDYINAHGTSTEVGDIAETKAIKNLFGDYAYSLLVSSTKSMTGHLLGAAGAVELIACALAIDTGIVPPTINLDNPDPECDLNYVPHTAVKKDVTTALSNSFGFGGHNASLVITKYEG from the coding sequence ATGCCTAGGCGCGTTGTGATTACCGGCGTCGGTGTCATCTCACCGGTCGGTTCCGACAAAAATACATTCTGGGCCAACCTGACCGGCGGTAAATCCGGCATTGGGCCGATTACCACATTTGATACTGAAGGTTACTCTTCAAAGATAGCCGGTGAGGTGCCTGATTTTGATGCCAAAACATATCTCGACCCGGTAGAAGCGCGGCGTATGAACCGGTTTCAGCATTTTGCCGTCGGTGCATCAGCGCTTGCGCTACAAGACTCCGGGTTTGAGATAACCGATAGCAATGCGGAATCGGTGGGCGTCATCATCGGCTCCGGAATCGGCGGAATCGGATCGATGGAAGAAGCCCATAAAGCGTTATTGCGTGGAGGGCCGCGCAAAGTCGGCCCGTTTATTATCCCGATGATGATTACCGACCTTGCCGCCGGGCATGTATCGCTTACGTTTGGGGCCAAGGGGCCGAACTACTGCACAACATCTGCGTGTGCTTCAGGCAGTCATGCCATCGGCGAAGGATTCGAAACGATTAAACGAGGTATCGCCGACACCATGCTCGTGGGCGGCGCCGAAGCATCTATTACACCGCTCGGGGTGGCATCGTTCTGCGGAGCGCGTGCGCTTTCCACTCACAACGATGAGCCGCAGCGGGCCAGCAGGCCGTTCGATATTGCTAGAGACGGGTTCGTCATGGGCGAAGGCTCTGGCATCGTCGTTCTCGAAGAGTTATCTGCGGCGCTGAATCGCGGCGCTCGCATCTATGCCGAAGTGGTCGGCTACGGCGCGACGGCAGACGCATATCATGTGACCCAACCCGACCCAAGCGGTCGCGGGGCTATGAAAGCTATGCAAACGGCGCTTGAGGAAGCCGGCCTCGATACAACCGCCATCGACTATATCAACGCGCACGGAACGTCAACAGAAGTAGGGGATATCGCCGAGACAAAAGCTATCAAGAATCTTTTCGGTGATTACGCATATTCCCTGTTGGTAAGCTCAACGAAATCTATGACCGGGCACCTTCTCGGTGCTGCCGGTGCTGTCGAGTTAATCGCCTGCGCATTAGCAATCGACACAGGCATCGTCCCGCCTACGATAAATCTGGATAATCCCGACCCGGAGTGCGATCTAAACTATGTCCCGCACACGGCGGTTAAAAAAGACGTCACAACTGCTTTGTCGAATTCGTTTGGATTCGGCGGGCATAACGCAAGCCTGGTTATAACAAAATACGAGGGCTGA
- the rnc gene encoding ribonuclease III has protein sequence MSLPDTIAQAEEYLAVQFNNKGLLFQALTHRSYSFEKDLPDTNEKLEFLGDSVLSLTVTEYIFDKFPALNEGDLAKLRANVVNANFLAEIAQQLRVGDCLLMGKGAEQTGGRTRVSILGDALEAIIGAIYLDKGMDAAKDFILTNFKDLIDERASMGEFGDPKTRLQELVMAKYGNIPRYRTVEEFGPVHDRSFVVKVYINDEAWGRGTGKSKKKAEQEAAKEALKRFEQETAK, from the coding sequence ATGTCGCTACCTGATACCATTGCTCAAGCGGAAGAGTACTTAGCGGTTCAATTTAACAACAAAGGGTTGTTGTTTCAGGCACTCACGCACCGGTCTTACAGCTTTGAAAAAGACCTGCCCGACACAAATGAAAAACTCGAGTTTCTCGGGGACTCTGTCTTAAGCCTCACAGTCACCGAGTACATTTTTGATAAGTTTCCGGCTTTAAACGAAGGGGATCTGGCAAAGCTTCGGGCAAATGTCGTCAACGCCAATTTTCTCGCCGAAATTGCGCAGCAGCTGCGTGTCGGAGATTGCCTGCTTATGGGCAAGGGCGCCGAGCAAACGGGGGGCAGGACACGCGTCTCTATCCTAGGCGATGCGCTTGAGGCCATTATCGGTGCCATTTACCTGGATAAAGGAATGGACGCCGCCAAAGACTTCATCCTCACGAACTTTAAAGACCTCATCGACGAGCGTGCATCAATGGGCGAGTTCGGAGATCCGAAAACCAGACTCCAAGAACTTGTTATGGCGAAGTACGGAAACATTCCGCGCTATCGTACGGTTGAAGAATTCGGCCCGGTCCACGACCGGAGTTTCGTCGTCAAAGTATATATTAATGACGAGGCATGGGGTCGCGGTACAGGCAAAAGCAAAAAGAAAGCGGAGCAAGAGGCCGCGAAAGAGGCCTTAAAGCGGTTTGAGCAAGAGACCGCGAAATAG